In one window of Camelina sativa cultivar DH55 chromosome 15, Cs, whole genome shotgun sequence DNA:
- the LOC104747476 gene encoding uncharacterized protein LOC104747476 isoform X3, whose translation MLGKALSCDFLDADDFHSLSNRDKMRQGIALTDEDRKPWLEKIQESLRKRLLNEETVVLACSSLRKQYREILRGSDPDYKPGSYTSCKVKFVLLEGNAEVIAARLQKRASEGEHFMPLTLLQSQFDLLQADECEKIFKISVVLTPEVIVNTILEIEA comes from the exons ATGTTGGGAAAAGCTCTGTCTTGTGACTTTCTTGATGCCGATGATTTTCACTCTTTATCAAACAGAG ATAAGATGCGCCAAGGCATTGCTCTTACAGACGAAGATCGAAAGCCGTGGCTTGAAAAAATACAAGAGAGTTTGCGAAAACGTTTACTAAACGAAGAAACCGTTGTTCTCGCATGTTCTTCATTGAGAAAACAGTATAGAGAGATCTTGAGAGGTTCTGATCCTGATTACAAACCAGGAAGCTATACAAGTTGCAAGGTTAAGTTTGTATTATTGGAAGGTAATGCAGAGGTGATTGCTGCTCGTTTACAAAAGAGAGCTTCTGAAGGAGAACATTTCATGCCTCTCACTCTTCTTCAGTCTCAGTTTGATCTGCTTCAAGCTGATGAATGTGAAAAGATATTCAAAATCAGTGTTGTTCTAACCCCTGAAGTTATAGTCAACACAATTCTTGAAATTGAGGCTTGA
- the LOC104747472 gene encoding basic leucine zipper 23-like — protein MDDGELEFSNSNMVGELLPSSCSMDSFFDELLRDSHACTHTHTCNPSGPENNTHTHTCLHVHTKILPSQSEDKVSTDDTSESSGKNSKKRPLGNREAVRKYREKKKAKAASLEDEVTRLRAVNNQLMKRLQGQAALEAEVTRLKCLLVDIRGRIDGEIGSFPYQKPAVANVPFSYMMHPCNMQCDVDNMYCLQNGNNGEGASMNEQGLNGCEFDQLQCLNNQNLAGKEIPLCSNGVGTFNVNGSSANKRKGGPRAAKAV, from the exons ATGGACGACGGGGAGCTTGAGTTTTCGAATTCGAACATGGTTGGTGAATTATTGCCTAGTAGCTGTTCAATGGATTCCTTCTTCGATGAGCTTTTGAGGGATTCTCATGCTTGTACTCATACTCACACTTGTAACCCTTCGGGACCAGAGAACAACACTCATACACACACATGTCTCCATGTGCACACCAAGATTCTACCTTCGCAGAGTGAGGACAAAGTCTCTACTGATGACACATCTGAATCTTCAGGGAAGAATAGCAAAAAGAGACCTTTGGGGAATCGAGAAGCGGTTAGAAAGTatagggagaagaagaaggctaaagCTGCTTCCTTGGAAGATGAGGTTACGAGGCTTAGAGCTGTTAATAATCAGCTGATGAAGAGGTTGCAAGGTCAAGCTGCATTGGAAGCTGAGGTTACGAGGCTCAAGTGTTTGCTTGTGGATATAAGAGGAAGGATTGACGGAGAGATTGGTTCGTTTCCTTATCAAAAACCTGCGGTTGCGAACGTGCCTTTCTCTTACATGATGCATCCTTGCAATATGCAATGTGATGTTGACAACATGTACTGCCTTCAAAATGGGAACAATGGAGAAGGTGCGTCGATGAATGAGCAGGGGCTAAATGGTTGTGAGTTTGACCAACTACAATGCTTGAATAATCAGAACTTAGCTGGCAAGGAGATCCCTCTCTGTAGTAATGGAGTCGGGACATTTAATGTCAATGGATCCAGCGCTAATAAGAGAAAAG GTGGTCCTCGTGCAGCGAAAGCAGTTTGA
- the LOC104747473 gene encoding WD-40 repeat-containing protein MSI2 codes for MADEGKEETGMEQVEEDFSVWKKNTPFLYDLLISHPLEWPSLTVNWVPSPPSPYAADPYFGVHKLILGTHTSGDSQDFLMVADVVTPTPNGEPGLRGANQDPVIPKVEIRQKIRVDGEVNRARCMPQKPTLVGAKTSGCEVFLFNYAKHAEKPQTSECDPDLRLVGHDKEGYGLSWSPFKEGYLLSGSQDKKICLWDVSATPQDKVLNAMFVYEGHESAVADVSWHMKNENLFGSAGEDGRLIIWDTRTNQMQHQVKVHEKEVNYLSFNSFNEWILATASSDSTVALFDLRKLNAPLHVLSSHEGEVFQVEWDPNHETVLASSGEDRRLMVWDLNRVGEEQLEIELDAEDGPPELLFSHGGHKAKISDFAWNEKEPWVLASVAEDNSLQVWQMAESIYRDDEDAEADINEDFTHQS; via the exons ATGGCGGATGAAGGTAAAGAGGAGACGGGAATGGAACAAGTGGAGGAAGATTTCTCTGTGTGGAAGAAGAACACACCATTTCTCTACGATCTTTTGATCTCTCACCCACTCGAATGGCCATCTCTCACCGTCAATTGGGTTCCATCTCCGCCCAGTCCTTACGCGGCTGACCCTTACTTCGGCGTCCACAAGCTTATACTCGGAACTCATACTTCCGGTGACTCTCAAGATTTCCTCATGGTCGCCGACGTCGTTACTCCGACACCAAACGGTGAACCTGGTTTGCGCGGCGCTAATCAGGATCCTGTCATTCCTAAG GTGGAGATAAGGCAGAAGATACGTGTTGATGGAGAAGTGAACAGAGCGCGATGCATGCCTCAAAAGCCTACGCTTGTGGGTGCAAAGACAAGTGGGTGTGAGGTGTTTCTGTTTAATTACGCCAAACATGCTGAAAAGCCACAAACGAGTGAGTGTGATCCTGATCTGAGGTTAGTGGGACATGACAAGGAAGGGTATGGATTGTCTTGGAGTCCTTTCAAGGAGGGTTATCTTCTGAGTGGTTCACAGGATAAGAAGATCTGTCTTTGGGATGTTTCAGCTACACCGCAAGATAAGGTTTTGAATGCAATGTTTGTGTATGAG GGACATGAAAGTGCTGTTGCAGATGTATCATGGCACATGAAGAATGAGAACCTTTTTGGGTCTGCGGGTGAGGATGGTCGATTGATAATATGGGACACACGGACAAACCAAATGCAACACCAAGTGAAAGTACATGAAAAAGAG GTGAACTATCTGTCTTTCAATTCATTCAATGAATGGATTTTAGCCACAGCTTCCTCAGATTCTACTGTTGCCTTGTTTGACCTCCGCAAGCTGAATGCACCATTGCATGTCTTGAGCAGCCACGA GGGAGAGGTTTTCCAAGTGGAGTGGGATCCTAACCATGAGACAGTACTCGCATCTTCTGGGGAGGACAGAAGGCTGATGGTCTGGGACCTGAACAG GGTTGGAGAAGAGCAGCTTGAGATAGAGTTGGACGCAGAAGATGGTCCACCAGAGTTACTCTTCTCTCATGGAGGCCACAAGGCGAAGATATCAGACTTTGCTTGGAACGAAAAGGAGCCTTGGGTCCTTGCAAGTGTAGCCGAAGACAACAGTCTTCAGGTCTGGCAGATGGCGGAAAGCATCTATCGCGACGATGAGGATGCTGAGGCCGACATCAACGAAGATTTTACACACCAGTcctga